The proteins below come from a single Streptococcus hyointestinalis genomic window:
- a CDS encoding IS630 transposase-related protein, translated as MKSYGIDFRKRVINYVEAGHSKKETCQLFGISTNTLYLWEKQLKELGHLERQKRKPSPRKLPLDKLEAYVKEHPDAFLREIAEHFDCSIPSVWAALKKPPLVKSSATSSLITRAPEVKLFGLAQTKYLRFYTCEVV; from the coding sequence ATGAAAAGTTACGGAATAGATTTTAGAAAACGAGTTATTAATTATGTAGAGGCTGGTCATTCCAAAAAAGAAACGTGTCAGTTATTTGGAATTAGCACTAATACACTGTATCTGTGGGAGAAACAACTCAAAGAACTAGGTCATTTGGAGCGCCAAAAAAGAAAACCAAGCCCTCGCAAATTGCCATTGGATAAGTTAGAAGCCTATGTCAAGGAACATCCAGATGCTTTCTTAAGGGAAATTGCAGAGCATTTTGACTGTAGTATTCCCTCAGTTTGGGCTGCCTTAAAAAAACCCCCACTTGTCAAGTCAAGTGCAACAAGTTCATTGATAACTAGAGCTCCAGAGGTTAAGCTGTTTGGGCTAGCCCAAACAAAATATTTGCGGTTTTATACTTGTGAAGTCGTCTAG
- a CDS encoding IS30 family transposase, whose amino-acid sequence MSTNHSTKKSLYSHLSASERGEISAYLRMGKNPSEIARLLGRHRSTISREIKRGSVSQVQDKNGKRIYSTVYFPDSGQRVYETNRRKSAYHKLSYCSQTFFKELEKALKTKPRCHSVDSFVQTYREKHPLEVIPSTKTVYRYIKDGLLRVKPIDLPKMVSIRKRSKVRPKATTKILGKSIEERPECINDRSEFGHWEIDLVLGKKTKGEAVVMTLVERQTRFAIAVKLANKQAETINRAVKSLLSQYPIRSITSDNGSEFSSLSDLKGVEVYFAHPYASHERGTNENFNGLLREFLPKGVSLNSLTTEELNHYVSAINDRPRRLHKYKTANILFGLAQTA is encoded by the coding sequence ATGTCCACTAATCATTCTACCAAAAAATCGTTATACTCACACCTTTCAGCCTCTGAACGCGGAGAAATCAGCGCCTATCTCAGGATGGGTAAGAACCCCTCTGAGATTGCTCGTCTGCTTGGGCGTCATCGCTCAACCATCAGTCGTGAAATCAAACGAGGAAGTGTTTCTCAGGTTCAAGATAAGAACGGGAAACGAATCTACTCAACGGTTTACTTTCCAGATAGTGGTCAACGTGTTTATGAAACCAATCGTCGAAAAAGTGCTTATCATAAACTATCGTACTGCTCCCAGACCTTCTTCAAGGAACTTGAGAAAGCCCTGAAAACGAAACCTCGCTGTCACAGTGTCGATAGCTTTGTTCAAACTTACCGAGAAAAACATCCACTGGAAGTTATCCCTTCCACCAAGACAGTGTATCGTTACATCAAAGACGGACTGTTGAGGGTTAAACCGATTGATTTACCTAAGATGGTGAGCATCCGAAAACGGTCTAAAGTAAGGCCTAAGGCCACGACGAAAATCTTAGGAAAATCCATTGAAGAACGTCCAGAGTGTATCAATGACCGTTCTGAATTTGGGCATTGGGAGATTGATCTGGTTCTTGGCAAGAAAACCAAAGGGGAAGCTGTTGTCATGACCCTAGTAGAGCGTCAAACACGATTTGCCATCGCTGTAAAACTGGCTAATAAACAAGCAGAAACCATCAATAGGGCTGTTAAGAGCTTACTATCGCAGTACCCTATTCGCTCCATCACATCGGACAATGGCTCAGAGTTCAGTAGCTTGTCAGACTTAAAAGGTGTGGAAGTCTATTTTGCCCATCCTTATGCTTCTCATGAAAGAGGAACAAATGAAAATTTCAATGGTCTCTTGAGAGAGTTTCTCCCAAAAGGTGTCTCTCTTAACTCACTAACGACAGAAGAACTCAATCACTACGTCTCTGCTATCAATGACAGACCTAGACGACTTCACAAGTATAAAACCGCAAATATTTTGTTTGGGCTAGCCCAAACAGCTTAA
- a CDS encoding DUF3114 domain-containing protein — protein MALMNAQKDKVSAFSSQKRRGRHLLELVLNTVDMPLELSGSKDETLQLIKRFDNCTFVNDVRPKMLF, from the coding sequence ATGGCGCTGATGAATGCCCAAAAAGACAAAGTGTCTGCCTTTTCTAGTCAAAAGCGGCGTGGGCGTCACCTGCTTGAGCTTGTCTTGAACACTGTGGATATGCCCCTTGAGCTATCTGGCAGTAAGGATGAGACCCTGCAGTTAATAAAGCGTTTTGATAATTGTACCTTTGTCAATGATGTGAGACCTAAAATGTTATTTTGA
- a CDS encoding DDE-type integrase/transposase/recombinase, protein MTSISQNLRYLPHTLETRYHAVKTYQNGASVAFICRRYKVSKASLMRWNKRFDGTKESLKDRSHRPLTPHPKAHTQQELTWIKNCIKRNPNATLIEIFYKLKTNKGYDRHPCSLFRILRKLDFFKSPKTKNKPYVPKPYDTPTKLGIKWQMDVKYVPTHCYTGKLPDKFYQYTVIDEASRERFIFPFKEQSSYSTVQFLKMAIKHFGYKPKILQTDNGFEFTHFKETKQVHPLDLLCQELGIEHKLIRPRTPRHNGKVERSHRNDNRRLYQHLTFYSYDDLIKQMKTYLYRSNRLPMQTLGWKSPIDIRKALLEASS, encoded by the coding sequence ATGACTAGTATATCACAAAATCTTCGCTATTTACCACATACTCTAGAAACACGTTACCACGCTGTTAAAACCTACCAAAACGGAGCATCTGTCGCCTTCATCTGTCGACGTTACAAAGTTTCAAAAGCCTCTCTCATGCGCTGGAATAAGCGTTTTGATGGCACAAAAGAATCTCTAAAAGACCGTTCTCATCGCCCTCTAACACCACATCCAAAGGCTCATACCCAGCAAGAGCTGACCTGGATTAAAAACTGCATCAAAAGAAATCCAAACGCAACCCTCATCGAAATCTTCTACAAGCTCAAAACCAATAAGGGATATGATAGGCACCCTTGCTCACTCTTTCGAATCTTGAGAAAGCTGGACTTCTTCAAATCCCCTAAAACAAAGAACAAACCTTATGTCCCAAAACCATATGACACGCCGACTAAACTCGGTATCAAGTGGCAGATGGATGTCAAATACGTCCCAACTCACTGCTACACAGGAAAACTACCTGACAAGTTCTACCAGTACACCGTTATTGATGAGGCCAGTCGAGAACGCTTTATATTCCCTTTCAAAGAGCAGTCGTCCTACTCAACGGTTCAATTTCTCAAAATGGCTATCAAACACTTTGGATACAAACCCAAAATCCTCCAAACGGATAATGGCTTTGAGTTCACTCATTTCAAAGAGACCAAACAAGTTCACCCACTAGACTTGCTGTGTCAGGAACTTGGCATTGAGCACAAGCTGATTCGTCCTCGAACACCAAGACATAATGGCAAGGTTGAACGCAGTCATCGAAATGACAATCGACGTCTCTACCAGCACCTGACCTTTTACTCCTATGACGACCTCATCAAGCAGATGAAAACCTATCTTTATCGTTCTAATCGACTCCCTATGCAAACTTTAGGATGGAAATCTCCTATCGATATCAGAAAAGCTTTACTAGAAGCTAGCTCCTAG
- a CDS encoding DUF3114 domain-containing protein, which yields MTSRSLTSIVTLQQLIKRFDNDLEPDDAFWSAFALWVQYAFPKNSLSHKSDFQQKIHQFRYVISAQQAYYIRKHYGRANQTDRDALIAYMKEMDDYNAFLDEMGVEDADVYYDYSTGESSRLHNKIALKQTLGQTQIIYPDGKEQVNIKIVMDFHTEFILDSQGHFLNEIDEEGASENGIVNGASFNYANRNDRLHVALDVKPIRPLDPQFRKAIVKPFKAPNRVSSPQKQTMLKSWSDSYFNAKGYYGINHQSRAKAVKKALKQLVKEVTGGKK from the coding sequence TTGACTTCTAGAAGTCTCACATCTATTGTAACGCTACAGCAGTTAATAAAGCGTTTTGATAATGACCTTGAGCCAGATGATGCCTTTTGGTCAGCGTTTGCGCTTTGGGTGCAGTATGCTTTTCCCAAAAACAGCCTGTCTCATAAGAGCGACTTTCAGCAAAAAATCCATCAATTCCGCTATGTGATTTCAGCGCAGCAAGCCTATTATATCCGCAAGCACTATGGCAGAGCCAATCAGACAGATCGTGATGCCTTGATTGCTTATATGAAGGAAATGGACGATTACAATGCTTTCTTGGATGAGATGGGTGTTGAGGATGCGGATGTTTACTATGACTACAGTACAGGTGAGTCCTCACGCTTACACAACAAAATTGCTCTCAAGCAAACACTAGGACAGACTCAAATTATCTACCCAGACGGCAAAGAGCAAGTCAACATCAAGATTGTCATGGACTTTCATACAGAGTTTATCTTAGACAGTCAAGGGCATTTTCTAAATGAAATAGACGAAGAAGGAGCGAGCGAAAACGGTATTGTCAACGGAGCGAGCTTTAACTATGCTAATCGCAACGACAGACTGCATGTAGCACTTGATGTCAAGCCCATCAGACCCTTAGACCCGCAGTTTAGAAAAGCGATTGTCAAGCCCTTTAAAGCGCCTAATCGTGTTTCTTCACCACAAAAACAAACCATGCTTAAAAGCTGGTCAGACAGTTATTTTAATGCCAAGGGCTACTATGGTATCAATCATCAAAGTAGAGCTAAAGCCGTCAAAAAAGCCCTTAAACAGCTGGTCAAAGAGGTTACAGGAGGTAAAAAATGA
- a CDS encoding DUF308 domain-containing protein, whose translation MKYFSLTAGVISLLIGFYLFASPLATISTIGWILALFVFISGINGIVTYFHQINSERNIWMLIQSTLSIIFGFLLITSSTFARSSVVITILAYWVLVSGILRLITGYQLGRAGFPKSDSNRYLIGGVIAIIFAIILFSSPILSAAVIGRFVALILIAIGISSIYTFIRLP comes from the coding sequence ATGAAATACTTTTCCCTAACAGCTGGGGTTATCTCCCTTCTTATTGGGTTTTATTTGTTTGCTAGCCCTCTAGCTACAATTTCTACTATTGGCTGGATTTTGGCTTTATTTGTCTTTATCTCTGGTATCAATGGTATCGTTACTTATTTTCATCAAATCAATAGTGAGCGTAATATCTGGATGCTGATTCAAAGCACACTTTCTATTATCTTTGGCTTCTTATTGATTACGAGCTCTACCTTTGCTCGCTCAAGTGTTGTGATTACTATCTTAGCTTATTGGGTGCTGGTTAGTGGTATTTTACGTTTGATTACAGGTTATCAGCTCGGTCGTGCAGGTTTTCCAAAGTCAGACTCTAATCGTTATCTCATCGGTGGGGTTATTGCGATTATCTTTGCCATTATCCTCTTTAGCTCGCCTATTTTATCAGCTGCTGTCATCGGACGCTTTGTAGCTCTTATCTTGATTGCTATTGGTATCTCAAGTATTTACACTTTTATCCGTCTACCATAG
- the gdhA gene encoding NADP-specific glutamate dehydrogenase, translating to MTTGKEYVASVFEKVKAQNAHEPEFLQAVEEVFESLVPVFDKYPKYIEENLLERLVEPERIVSFRVPWVDDKGQVQVNRGFRVQFSSAIGPYKGGLRFHPSVNQSIIKFLGFEQIFKNSLTGQPIGGGKGGSNFDPKGKSDNEIMRFCQSFMTELSKHIGADTDVPAGDIGVGGREIGYLYGQYKRLRNEYTGVLTGKGLTYGGSLARTEATGYGCVYFAEQMLNARGETFNGKTAVVSGSGNVAIYAIEKLHSLGAKVVACSDSSGYVYDPDGIDLALLKQLKEVERARIVKYAEARPNATFTPAGGKETIWSIKADLAFPCATQNELSEADAEKLVANGVIAVSEGANMPSTLGAIDVFLKAGVSFGPAKAANAGGVAVSALEMAQNSARTSWTFEEVDSKLYDIMKGIYDNSAAAAKEFGYEGNLVVGANIAGFLKVAEAMSAQGIV from the coding sequence ATGACAACAGGTAAAGAATATGTTGCTAGTGTTTTTGAAAAAGTAAAAGCTCAAAATGCTCACGAGCCAGAGTTTTTACAAGCCGTTGAAGAAGTCTTCGAATCTTTGGTGCCAGTCTTTGACAAATATCCAAAATACATCGAAGAAAACCTTTTGGAACGTTTGGTAGAGCCAGAGCGCATCGTTTCTTTCCGTGTGCCTTGGGTTGATGATAAAGGTCAAGTACAAGTAAACCGTGGTTTCCGTGTACAGTTCTCATCTGCGATTGGTCCATACAAAGGTGGTCTTCGTTTCCACCCATCTGTTAATCAATCCATCATCAAATTCTTGGGATTTGAACAAATCTTTAAAAACTCATTGACAGGTCAACCTATCGGTGGTGGTAAAGGTGGTTCAAACTTTGATCCTAAAGGAAAATCTGATAACGAAATCATGCGTTTCTGCCAAAGCTTCATGACAGAGCTTAGCAAACATATCGGTGCAGACACTGATGTGCCTGCTGGTGATATCGGTGTTGGTGGACGTGAGATTGGCTACCTCTATGGTCAATACAAACGCCTTCGTAACGAATACACAGGTGTGCTTACTGGTAAAGGCTTGACTTACGGTGGTTCACTTGCTCGTACAGAAGCAACAGGTTACGGTTGTGTTTACTTCGCTGAGCAAATGCTTAACGCTCGTGGCGAAACATTCAACGGTAAAACAGCTGTTGTCTCAGGTTCTGGTAACGTTGCTATCTACGCTATCGAAAAATTGCACAGCCTTGGTGCAAAAGTCGTTGCATGTTCAGATTCTTCAGGTTATGTTTACGATCCAGATGGTATCGACCTTGCCTTGTTGAAACAACTTAAAGAAGTAGAACGTGCTCGTATCGTCAAATACGCAGAAGCTCGTCCAAACGCTACCTTTACTCCAGCAGGTGGTAAGGAAACTATCTGGTCTATCAAAGCAGACCTTGCCTTCCCATGTGCTACTCAAAATGAACTGAGCGAAGCAGATGCTGAAAAATTGGTTGCAAACGGAGTCATCGCTGTTTCTGAAGGAGCAAACATGCCTTCAACACTTGGTGCTATTGATGTCTTCTTGAAAGCAGGCGTATCATTTGGTCCAGCTAAAGCAGCTAACGCTGGTGGTGTTGCTGTATCAGCACTTGAAATGGCACAAAACAGCGCACGCACATCTTGGACATTTGAAGAAGTGGACAGCAAACTTTACGATATCATGAAAGGTATCTACGACAACTCTGCAGCAGCAGCTAAGGAATTTGGATATGAAGGTAACCTTGTTGTAGGTGCCAACATCGCAGGATTCCTCAAAGTCGCTGAAGCAATGTCAGCACAAGGTATCGTCTAA